A region from the Halosolutus gelatinilyticus genome encodes:
- a CDS encoding LLM class flavin-dependent oxidoreductase, with protein sequence MEVGLMVTAFGDVDLADVAVRAEERAYDAVWVGELWGASGVVQAAEIAGRTESIDVGTAILNVYSRSPAVLAMTAASMQQASDGRFTLGLGTSTPKAVEDLHGMAFDRPVRRAHETIEIVQELTAGTGEPVEYDGELLSVADFPAIDAEFPIYHAGLGPANRRVVGRLCDGWIPHNIPFSELDDAFEVVAEAARERDRDPDEIAIAPYVPAAVSDDSDDARAVLRKHVAYYVGSGEGYRRAVGMRYPDAADRVAEAWRDGEKGAAAEAVTDEMVDDLGVAGTPDDAREQLRTLVSETGVDHPIVVIPAPASDDLARRTIDELAPDRR encoded by the coding sequence ATGGAGGTTGGACTCATGGTGACGGCCTTCGGCGACGTGGATCTCGCCGACGTCGCCGTTCGCGCGGAGGAGCGGGCGTACGACGCGGTTTGGGTCGGCGAACTCTGGGGCGCGAGCGGCGTCGTCCAGGCCGCCGAGATCGCGGGTCGAACCGAGTCGATCGACGTCGGCACCGCGATCTTAAACGTCTACTCCCGATCGCCCGCGGTGCTCGCGATGACCGCCGCCTCGATGCAGCAGGCGTCCGACGGCCGGTTCACGCTCGGCCTGGGAACGAGCACTCCGAAGGCCGTCGAGGATCTGCACGGGATGGCCTTCGACAGACCGGTCCGGCGCGCCCACGAGACGATCGAGATCGTCCAGGAACTCACCGCGGGAACCGGCGAGCCAGTCGAGTACGACGGCGAACTGCTCTCGGTCGCCGACTTCCCGGCGATCGACGCCGAGTTCCCGATCTACCACGCTGGACTCGGACCGGCGAACCGGCGCGTCGTCGGACGGCTCTGCGACGGGTGGATCCCCCACAACATCCCCTTCTCCGAACTGGACGACGCCTTCGAAGTCGTCGCCGAGGCGGCCCGGGAACGCGATCGCGACCCCGACGAGATCGCGATCGCCCCGTACGTCCCCGCCGCGGTGAGCGACGACTCCGACGACGCTCGAGCGGTGCTGCGCAAGCACGTCGCCTACTACGTCGGCAGCGGCGAGGGCTACCGCCGGGCGGTCGGCATGCGCTACCCCGACGCGGCCGATCGGGTCGCCGAGGCGTGGCGCGACGGCGAGAAAGGGGCGGCCGCCGAGGCCGTTACGGACGAGATGGTCGACGACCTCGGCGTGGCGGGAACGCCCGACGACGCGCGCGAGCAACTTCGAACCCTCGTCTCGGAGACGGGGGTCGATCACCCGATCGTCGTGATCCCCGCGCCCGCCTCGGATGACCTGGCCCGGCGGACGATCGACGAACTCGCGCCCGATCGACGCTGA
- a CDS encoding replication factor A (Replication protein A protects and stabilize the intermediate ssDNA that is generated by the unwinding action of a DNA helicase at the replication fork. In addition, SSBs prevent the formation of secondary structures by single-stranded template DNA.): MSDVRQHADDIHDQFSDHLDLSVEDVEKRLRTLVDEYKVPIDEARRSVTNHYLEEAGLDREDLASGSSEAAQVEDVDEPEQWIDLTAKVIELWEPRSDSVAQVGLLGDPTGTIKFTKWAKSDLPSLDEGGVYELRNVVTDEYQGRYSVKLNSTTVIEELDEDIEVGDDTSEIEGALVDMQSGSGLIKRCPHDDCTRVLQNGRCSEHGEVEGEFDLRIKAVVDDGIDAHEVIFDKDATEDLTDISLEEAKDMAMDALDTTVVADEIRDQIVGTYYRIEGPTFGRYVLADDVEELDGPANAEELLIKARSM, from the coding sequence ATGAGCGACGTACGACAGCACGCGGACGACATACACGACCAGTTTTCGGACCATCTCGACCTGAGCGTCGAGGACGTCGAAAAGCGCCTGCGAACCCTCGTCGACGAGTACAAAGTGCCGATCGACGAGGCGCGCCGGAGCGTGACGAACCACTACCTGGAGGAAGCCGGCCTCGATCGCGAGGACCTCGCGAGCGGATCGAGCGAGGCCGCCCAGGTCGAGGACGTCGACGAGCCGGAACAGTGGATCGACCTCACCGCGAAGGTCATCGAACTGTGGGAGCCCCGCAGCGATTCCGTCGCGCAGGTCGGCCTGCTGGGCGATCCGACGGGCACGATCAAGTTCACTAAGTGGGCCAAATCCGACCTTCCCTCGCTCGACGAGGGCGGCGTCTACGAACTCCGGAACGTCGTCACCGACGAGTACCAGGGCAGGTACTCGGTCAAGCTGAACTCGACGACCGTCATCGAGGAACTCGACGAGGACATCGAAGTCGGCGACGACACCAGCGAGATCGAGGGCGCCCTCGTGGACATGCAAAGCGGCAGCGGCCTCATCAAGCGCTGCCCGCACGACGACTGCACTCGAGTGCTCCAGAACGGCCGCTGCAGCGAGCACGGCGAGGTCGAAGGTGAATTCGACCTCCGGATCAAGGCCGTCGTCGACGACGGGATCGACGCCCACGAGGTCATCTTCGACAAGGACGCCACGGAGGACCTGACGGACATCAGCTTAGAAGAGGCGAAAGACATGGCGATGGACGCGCTCGACACCACCGTCGTCGCCGACGAGATTCGCGATCAGATCGTCGGCACCTACTACCGCATCGAGGGACCGACCTTCGGCCGCTACGTCCTGGCCGACGACGTCGAGGAACTCGACGGGCCGGCGAATGCCGAGGAACTGCTGATCAAAGCGAGGTCGATGTGA
- the gfo6 gene encoding D-xylose 1-dehydrogenase Gfo6 produces the protein MRLEDPFAGFTRRDWERTAPEGTVRLAVVGTGGFARNRALPAIAEGTYCEATALVTGSPDRARSLASEFDVDHVLDYDGFRVGDHAGTYDAVYVATPNATHGEYAIAAAEHGKHVICEKPLEASVDRARAVVDACHEADVTLMTAYRLQTEPTVRRTRELVRDGVIGDLVQIHGSFSHPILEYAGSNTWRLNPDLAGGGALVDLGVYPLNTIRFVLGRDPDGVYATTHSSGDPFDEVDEHVAFQLEFPSGATASCTASFDAHASSRLELIGTDGMISIASPFGGVVPQEMVIESGDMYMEYTGPPVDEVREEFDYFGYCVLTGTDPEPDGEDGVTDLRAIEAAYESAETGRRVDLD, from the coding sequence ATGAGACTCGAAGATCCCTTCGCCGGCTTCACGCGGCGGGACTGGGAGCGGACAGCGCCCGAGGGGACGGTCCGTCTCGCCGTCGTCGGCACCGGCGGCTTCGCCCGGAATCGGGCCCTTCCCGCGATCGCCGAGGGGACGTACTGCGAGGCGACAGCGCTCGTGACGGGATCGCCCGATCGGGCGCGATCGCTCGCAAGCGAGTTCGACGTCGACCACGTCCTCGATTACGACGGGTTCCGCGTGGGGGACCACGCCGGCACCTACGACGCGGTCTACGTCGCGACGCCGAACGCGACCCATGGCGAGTACGCGATCGCCGCAGCCGAGCACGGCAAACACGTCATCTGTGAGAAACCGTTAGAGGCGTCGGTCGATCGCGCTCGGGCGGTCGTCGACGCCTGTCACGAGGCCGACGTGACCCTGATGACCGCCTACCGACTGCAGACCGAGCCGACGGTTCGGCGCACGCGAGAACTCGTCCGCGACGGCGTGATCGGCGACCTCGTTCAGATCCACGGCAGTTTCTCGCACCCGATCCTCGAGTACGCGGGGTCGAACACGTGGCGCCTCAACCCCGACCTGGCGGGCGGCGGCGCACTCGTCGACCTCGGCGTCTACCCGCTGAACACGATCCGATTCGTGCTCGGCCGCGATCCCGACGGCGTGTACGCGACGACCCACTCCAGTGGCGACCCGTTCGATGAGGTCGACGAACACGTCGCTTTCCAACTCGAGTTCCCGTCGGGGGCAACGGCTTCCTGTACGGCGAGTTTCGACGCGCACGCCAGCAGCCGGCTCGAACTGATCGGCACCGACGGAATGATCTCGATCGCCTCGCCGTTCGGCGGCGTCGTCCCCCAAGAAATGGTCATCGAGAGCGGCGACATGTACATGGAGTACACGGGCCCGCCGGTCGACGAAGTTCGCGAGGAGTTCGATTACTTCGGCTACTGCGTGCTCACGGGCACCGATCCCGAACCCGACGGCGAGGACGGCGTCACGGATCTCCGGGCGATCGAGGCCGCCTACGAGTCGGCGGAGACGGGGCGACGGGTCGATCTCGACTGA
- the nadA gene encoding quinolinate synthase NadA: MVKMETAELETDLSLFKYDNLEQLPSRYRDLEVDERTERIEAALAALGDDVVILGHNYQRREVVEHADFVGDSYQLSKRAAEADAEYVIFGGVTFMAESADIITDDDQTVILPSMEASCPMAGMAEALQVDSAWAEITAAAPDADIVPITYMNSYADLKAFCASQGGLVCTSSNAHRAFEWAFDRGDKVLFLPDKHLGENTAHRLGMGGEIATWDPWDPEGKDDDDVAEKDIILWDGYCQVHERFRVDHVEAIREEHPDANVVVHPECRREVVEAADVVGSTATICETIAEADPGETWAIGTEIHLANHLERWHPDVNVLPLCGDACMDCNAMRQIDPNYLAWVLEELVEGRERNVIEVAPEEKELAKLALDRMLEI, encoded by the coding sequence ATGGTAAAAATGGAAACGGCGGAGCTGGAGACCGATTTAAGTTTGTTCAAATACGACAACCTCGAACAGCTGCCCTCGCGATACCGGGATCTCGAGGTGGACGAGCGAACCGAGCGCATCGAGGCGGCGCTCGCGGCGCTCGGTGACGACGTCGTAATCCTCGGACACAACTACCAGCGCCGCGAGGTCGTCGAGCACGCCGACTTCGTCGGCGACTCCTATCAGCTCTCGAAGCGGGCCGCCGAGGCTGACGCGGAGTACGTGATCTTCGGCGGGGTCACGTTCATGGCTGAGAGCGCGGATATCATCACCGACGACGACCAGACGGTGATCCTCCCGAGCATGGAGGCGTCGTGTCCCATGGCCGGGATGGCCGAGGCACTGCAGGTCGACAGCGCGTGGGCCGAGATCACCGCGGCTGCGCCCGACGCCGACATCGTTCCGATCACGTACATGAATTCCTACGCCGATCTGAAGGCGTTCTGTGCGAGCCAGGGCGGACTCGTTTGCACCTCCTCGAACGCCCACCGCGCGTTCGAGTGGGCCTTCGATCGAGGCGACAAAGTCCTCTTCTTGCCCGACAAGCACCTCGGGGAGAACACCGCCCACCGGCTGGGAATGGGGGGCGAAATCGCCACGTGGGACCCATGGGACCCCGAGGGCAAGGACGACGACGACGTCGCCGAGAAGGACATCATCCTCTGGGACGGCTACTGTCAGGTTCACGAGCGGTTCCGCGTGGACCACGTCGAGGCCATCCGCGAGGAACACCCCGACGCGAACGTGGTCGTCCACCCCGAGTGTCGCCGCGAGGTCGTCGAGGCCGCGGACGTCGTGGGCTCGACGGCGACGATCTGCGAGACGATCGCCGAGGCCGACCCCGGCGAGACGTGGGCGATCGGCACCGAGATCCACCTCGCGAACCATCTGGAGCGGTGGCACCCCGACGTGAACGTGCTCCCGCTCTGTGGCGACGCCTGCATGGACTGCAACGCGATGCGCCAGATCGACCCCAACTACCTCGCCTGGGTGCTCGAGGAACTGGTCGAGGGTCGCGAACGCAACGTGATCGAGGTCGCCCCGGAGGAGAAGGAACTCGCGAAACTGGCGCTCGATCGGATGCTCGAGATCTGA
- a CDS encoding RPA family protein — protein MSQAELTREVARRVFASEFNDSTYTFKESDDERAPNYALLPTGDRANRVFIVGTLTETEDVGEDSEYWRGRVVDPTGTFFVYAGQYQPEAASVLRDAEPPAYVAIVGKPRTFETDDGTVNVSVRPESIAIVDDATRDRWVVETAERTLDRIEAFREWEAEQEAPESGSTAPTNEYAQMARERYDSPVENYRRDVIQALESLEEIEADATA, from the coding sequence ATGAGCCAGGCAGAACTCACCCGCGAAGTCGCCCGCCGCGTCTTCGCCTCCGAATTCAACGATTCGACGTATACCTTCAAAGAGAGCGACGACGAGCGCGCGCCCAACTACGCGCTGCTCCCGACGGGCGATCGCGCGAACCGCGTGTTCATCGTCGGCACCCTCACCGAGACCGAGGACGTCGGCGAGGACAGCGAGTACTGGCGCGGCCGCGTCGTCGACCCGACGGGGACGTTCTTCGTCTACGCCGGCCAGTATCAGCCCGAGGCCGCCTCGGTCCTGCGGGATGCCGAGCCGCCGGCGTACGTCGCGATCGTCGGTAAACCGCGAACCTTCGAAACCGACGACGGCACCGTCAACGTCTCAGTCCGCCCCGAGTCCATCGCGATCGTCGACGACGCCACTCGCGATCGCTGGGTCGTCGAAACCGCCGAGCGCACGCTCGATCGGATCGAAGCCTTCCGCGAGTGGGAAGCCGAGCAGGAGGCGCCCGAGAGCGGCTCGACGGCGCCGACGAACGAGTACGCCCAGATGGCCCGTGAGCGGTACGACTCGCCGGTCGAGAACTACCGCCGCGACGTGATCCAAGCGCTCGAGAGCTTAGAAGAGATCGAAGCGGACGCGACGGCCTGA